One part of the Phoenix dactylifera cultivar Barhee BC4 chromosome 4, palm_55x_up_171113_PBpolish2nd_filt_p, whole genome shotgun sequence genome encodes these proteins:
- the LOC103723494 gene encoding cyclic nucleotide-gated ion channel 4: MSSEESPTTSHEENEEERNEQSPKQAAQNCEPRDGRWIVGWALDPRAKWVREWNRAYLFACAAGLIVDPLFLYALSVSGPLMCVFIDGWFAITVTVLRCMVDTMHVWNIWLQLKMACGAVRRSDGEEDGGARKGQHGAALLPYFKSKKGFFLDLFVILPVMQVVMWVAAPALIRKGSITSVMTVLLIMFLFEYLPKIYHSVCFLRRMQNFSGYIFGTIWWGIALNLIAYFVASHAVGACWYLLGIQRAAKCLKEQCILTTGCGPKTVACVNPVYYGTTTSIREGERMAWAKNSRARTMCLDSSDNFQYGAYKWTVPLVTNTSRLEKILLPIFWGLMTLSTFGNLESTTEWLEIVFNIIIITSGLILVTMLIGNIKVFLHATTSKKQAMHLRMRSVEWWMKRKRLPQGFRQRVRQYERQRWAAMRGVDECEMIRNLPEGLRRDIKYHLCLDLVRQVPLFQHMDELALENICDRVKSLIFPKGETITREGDPVQRMLFIVRGHLQSSQVLRNSVQSCCMLGPGNFTGDELLSWCLRRPFIERLPLSSSTLVTVETTEAFGLEAGDVKYVTQHFRYTFVSEKLRRSARYYSPGWRTWAAVAIQLAWRRYKHRKTLTSLSFIRPRRPLSRCNSLGEEKLRLYTALLTSPKPNQDDFLL; this comes from the exons ATGTCGAGCGAGGAATCCCCGACTACCTCCCATGAGGAAAACGAGGAAGAGAGGAACGAGCAGAGTCCCAAGCAAGCCGCCCAGAATTGTGAACCTCGGGACGGGAGATGGATCGTTGGCTGGGCCTTGGATCCCCGTGCCAAATGGGTCCGGGAGTGGAACCGAGCCTACCTCTTCGCCTGCGCCGCCGGGCTCATCGTCGACCCGCTCTTCTTGTACGCCCTGTCGGTGAGCGGCCCGCTGATGTGCGTGTTCATCGACGGGTGGTTCGCCATCACCGTGACCGTTCTCCGGTGCATGGTCGACACCATGCACGTGTGGAACATTTGGCTGCAGCTCAAGATGGCCTGCGGCGCCGTGAGGCGTTCCGATGGGGAGGAGGACGGCGGCGCCCGGAAGGGACAGCATGGTGCCGCGCTGCTCCCTTACTTCAAATCTAAGAAGGGCTTCTTCTTGGATCTCTTTGTCATCCTTCCTGTGATGCAg GTTGTAATGTGGGTGGCAGCTCCAGCCCTAATACGCAAAGGATCGATAACGTCCGTGATGACCGTCTTGTTGATCATGTTCCTCTTTGAGTACCTCCCAAAGATCTACCATTCTGTCTGCTTCTTGCGTCGCATGCAGAACTTCTCTGGATACATATTTGGGACCATCTGGTGGGGGATAGCTCTCAACCTGATTGCCTACTTCGTTGCTTCACAT GCTGTGGGTGCCTGTTGGTACTTGTTGGGGATCCAAAGGGCAGCAAAATGCCTCAAAGAGCAGTGCATTCTGACAACAGGATGCGGCCCAAAGACAGTAGCTTGCGTAAATCCGGTATACTACGGCACCACCACATCCATCAGAGAAGGGGAGAGAATGGCTTGGGCTAAGAACTCGAGAGCAAGGACTATGTGTCTCGATAGCAGTGACAACTTCCAATATGGAGCCTATAAGTGGACTGTACCTCTTGTTACCAACACAAGCAGGCTTGAGAAGATTCTCCTTCCAATATTTTGGGGTCTTATGACTCTAAG CACCTTTGGGAACTTGGAGAGCACGACGGAATGGCTTGAAATtgttttcaacatcatcattatAACGAGTGGTCTCATATTGGTTACAATGCTCATAGGAAACATCAAG GTGTTCTTGCATGCGACTACATCAAAGAAGCAGGCAATGCACCTAAGGATGCGGAGCGTGGAGTGGTGGATGAAGAGGAAGCGCCTGCCCCAAGGATTCAGGCAGAGGGTCCGCCAGTATGAGCGACAGCGGTGGGCGGCGATGAGAGGCGTGGACGAATGCGAGATGATCCGAAACCTTCCGGAGGGTCTAAGAAGGGACATCAAGTACCACCTCTGCCTTGACCTCGTCCGCCAG GTCCCCTTGTTCCAACACATGGATGAATTAGCCTTGGAGAACATATGTGACAGGGTGAAGTCCCTCATCTTTCCCAAAGGAGAAACT ATAACCAGAGAAGGTGACCCGGTGCAGAGGATGCTATTCATAGTAAGAGGCCACCTACAGAGCAGCCAAGTCCTCCGGAACAGCGTCCAGAGCTGCTGCATGCTTGGCCCCGGAAACTTCACCGGCGACGAGCTCCTGTCATGGTGCCTTCGACGACCATTCATAGAACGATTGCCCCTTTCTTCATCAACACTAGTAACAGTCGAGACAACAGAAGCATTTGGGCTTGAAGCTGGTGATGTAAAGTACGTGACGCAACATTTTCGGTACACATTTGTGAGCGAGAAGTTGAGGAGGAGCGCACGATACTACTCGCCTGGGTGGAGGACATGGGCGGCTGTGGCGATCCAGCTTGCATGGAGGAGGTATAAGCACCGGAAGACGCTGACTTCTCTGTCGTTCATTCGACCCAGAAGGCCCCTCTCGCGGTGTAACTCGTTAGGGGAGGAAAAGCTTCGGCTCTACACTGCTCTCTTGACCTCACCAAAGCCCAACCAAGATGATTTCTTGCTATGA